The following is a genomic window from Citrifermentans bemidjiense Bem.
CCAAATGAGAGTCGGTAAATAGGTAGCTGAGTTCTTGAGGGGGGATGGCATGGAATTACATAAACAACAAATTATGAGAACCTTATTAAAAAAAATCACAGCCGTTGCTTTGACTGCTTCTGCTGCACTTTTACTGCTCGGTTCAATAGCCTTGGTTGCGCCACTAGACGTTTCGGCTGCAGAAAAACAATATCTGCCCAGTGCTCCGGCTAATCCAACAATACATCAGGTCTACTATGACACCACTGTCAAACGTGAGTACATATACAATGGGCAGGAATGGGTCCCGCATGATGCTTCTATCAATGGCTACATTTTGAAGAAGTATAAGAAGCCCAATACGCCTCAAAATAATCCGACGGCAGCTGGCAATTCACTTCAATAATTGGCAGGGAGTGTTACATGAAAGGACTATTTACTATATCGCTCTGTTCAGCGGCCCTGTTCCTGGCTGGGCTTATCTCTGTGGGCCACGCAGCGAACTATTGCCTTGACGCGAATAACAACGACCTGTGCCCTAATAGCATTCATACGAAGCACCAGGCGTTCATGGATGACTGCAAGGGGTGTCATGACCTTAGCAGCTCGTTTGTGGCGTCGAATTCATTCTTCAAGGATAGTTCCAAGCGAGCCTTTCAGCCCGGCGGTCCCGCCCCGATTTTCGTCCCGTCCGGTGCGTGGAGCTCGCCTCAGACAACTAACCCGGCGACTTGCTCAAACATAGCGTGTCACAACATCCCGCCCGGTACTTTCACCTACTACATATATGACTATGGCATTGATGCGTCAGTGCCTGTGACAGTCAGCTACGGCGGCATGAGCAATGCGACTGCCAAATGGCAGGACGACCCTGCCACCAACTGCAACAGTTGCCACGGCAACCCCCCCCTGGGGAACGTGTGGCATAACGGCTCTCATGGCAACGGTATACCGGGGGGGAATAATTGTGAGACATGTCACCCCGATGCGAAATCAAATGTGGCACCTGACGGGAAGACTATAGTCTCCAATTACATCACCGCGCCAAGTCAACACCAGAATGGAACTGTGAACGTAGTTGCGAACTTTAACTCCAACTGTTTCGGCTGTCACTGATACGGATTTGCACTACTAACTGGATAACCGGTGATCCCTATGACGAAAAGACTGATACTTATAGCACTGTTCATTAGTATGCTGGGCATTATAAGCACCAATGCCGGCGCAGTTGATGCTCCTCATACCAGCGTCTGCATAACGTGTCATAACTCGGCGGCGCCTGCGGACAGCAACCTGTTCAATGGTACCTGCCTGAGGTGTCACAGCGCGACCGGCTCCTCTGTTTACAAGTTCAGCGATGCCGACCAGGGCAACACCTCGCACCGGTGGGGGGGGAGTGTCGTCAATCCCGGCGCCGGTGCCCAGTCGCCATCTGTAGGGGCTAT
Proteins encoded in this region:
- a CDS encoding CxxxxCH/CxxCH domain c-type cytochrome, producing MDDCKGCHDLSSSFVASNSFFKDSSKRAFQPGGPAPIFVPSGAWSSPQTTNPATCSNIACHNIPPGTFTYYIYDYGIDASVPVTVSYGGMSNATAKWQDDPATNCNSCHGNPPLGNVWHNGSHGNGIPGGNNCETCHPDAKSNVAPDGKTIVSNYITAPSQHQNGTVNVVANFNSNCFGCH